Proteins co-encoded in one Paracrocinitomix mangrovi genomic window:
- a CDS encoding pirin family protein encodes MRTIKHSIKAFKINMGGTILDQALPFKGVDQIDPFLLIHHWKDELKGGEHQSTVGVGPHPHRGFSPVTFIFQGGVHHRDSLGTSEVVYSGGTQWMNSGSGIVHSERPAKELAEDGGTFEIIQFWMNAPAKHKMDEASYQPYSKEDTPLIISEDKKVETYVVAGELEDKKGPAIAHSDVLILRLNMQKDGYKEIAIPESYNALIYQLEGKIKVGEKEFEGKNLIHFNNDGTSIAVKALEDTKFIVLSGAPINEDVSAYGPFVMNTEDEIRQAIIDYQNGKMGILTENFD; translated from the coding sequence ATGCGAACAATTAAGCATTCAATAAAAGCTTTTAAAATAAACATGGGAGGAACCATATTGGACCAGGCCCTACCATTCAAAGGTGTAGATCAAATAGATCCTTTTTTACTAATCCATCATTGGAAAGATGAATTAAAAGGAGGTGAACATCAAAGTACAGTAGGAGTGGGGCCTCATCCGCATAGAGGATTTTCTCCTGTTACGTTCATATTTCAAGGTGGCGTTCATCATAGAGATTCTTTAGGTACATCCGAAGTAGTATATTCCGGTGGAACGCAATGGATGAATTCAGGATCTGGAATAGTGCATTCTGAGAGACCTGCTAAAGAACTTGCTGAAGATGGAGGTACTTTTGAGATTATTCAATTTTGGATGAATGCTCCTGCAAAACACAAAATGGATGAAGCTTCTTATCAACCTTATTCCAAAGAGGACACTCCGCTTATAATAAGTGAAGACAAAAAAGTAGAAACATATGTGGTTGCTGGGGAATTAGAGGATAAAAAAGGACCTGCTATTGCACATTCAGATGTTCTGATATTGCGTTTGAATATGCAAAAGGATGGTTATAAAGAAATTGCCATTCCAGAATCTTATAACGCATTGATTTATCAATTAGAAGGAAAAATTAAAGTTGGAGAAAAGGAATTTGAGGGTAAAAATCTAATTCACTTTAACAATGATGGTACGTCAATTGCAGTAAAAGCATTGGAAGACACTAAGTTTATCGTACTCTCTGGAGCTCCTATAAATGAGGATGTGAGTGCATACGGACCATTTGTTATGAATACCGAAGATGAAATTAGACAGGCAATTATTGACTATCAAAACGGAAAAATGGGTATCTTAACAGAGAATTTTGATTAA
- a CDS encoding DUF1905 domain-containing protein yields MEHHFKGIIGKVEDSTLMWNYRIQIPDDIMDSFRDTDKRIVSLIKGTEPVHCAIFSQGDGTYYIMINKQFRTKYKLVEGDEVEVSISKDDSKYGTKAPDFFEELCFQDPIASDYFHLLTPGKQRTLLHLMCKLKSEEKQLEKALVIFDYLKEVEGKLDFKELNEAFKSNRFKN; encoded by the coding sequence ATGGAACATCATTTTAAAGGCATAATTGGCAAGGTTGAAGACAGCACTTTAATGTGGAATTATCGCATCCAAATTCCAGATGATATCATGGACAGTTTTAGGGATACTGATAAGAGAATTGTAAGCCTAATTAAAGGAACCGAGCCTGTTCATTGCGCTATTTTTTCGCAAGGAGATGGGACGTATTACATCATGATTAACAAACAGTTTAGAACTAAATACAAGCTGGTTGAAGGAGATGAAGTTGAAGTAAGTATAAGCAAAGATGATTCAAAATACGGAACTAAAGCGCCTGATTTTTTCGAAGAACTTTGTTTTCAAGATCCTATTGCCAGTGATTATTTTCATTTGTTAACTCCTGGTAAACAAAGAACTTTACTGCATTTGATGTGTAAATTGAAAAGTGAAGAGAAGCAATTAGAAAAAGCACTGGTGATTTTCGATTACCTGAAGGAAGTAGAAGGAAAATTGGATTTTAAAGAATTGAACGAAGCCTTTAAAAGTAACAGGTTCAAGAATTAA
- a CDS encoding OmpA family protein produces MNSLKLLTLLIGLYAAQLFGQTYEVVSVEIVCTPKKIEQFNTKAAEFSPFVHDNIIYFTSGREYDMFNFGENNWNRGGYLNMFKAEMKGDVDENVKFKSSTIISNKLMTNNHTGPLCMSVTGDTMFFTQVKPVENTKKNKKKYKPQLYMSVKVDDNWQDPVALPFNDAAYSFGHPAFDSYKGRLYFASDIQGTKGGKDIFYADLKNGSWVTPQALESVNTTSNELYPYVVDGCIFFSSDRANGQGELDIYWQDIKNAGEVEILNGINSPEDDFGIFVFPGMNKGFYSNNSSGNDDIHFFNMDKQTTVRNVLAGNFTYRNIEGTVSGLNVMIIGEDDEIILETTTDSKGDFIFNNIDYDGDYRIETRSEEELYLTFYDENGNPVTKLVSDENGSFTYKKLGYDKGGTLALIPEDMIDVELNKGHLTGQFIYEKIPGDYPDKLRVLLVDEDGNMKFETFTDKNGNFDFRNLDMEENYILTVPENDDDLVLLIFDKKGNVVAQLKSDPKGDFTYRKLSPSYSNSLKVLQEDEDVFELETKTISGYFEYKNIQGNFEGGLTVQAYTENGILIEETKTDAQGKFRFRSLPLEDNLLFKINEDDPNLELDDFTLYIFDRDGKKIAQLRRGQNDFFIYKPLGFESANNLNQIEEDSIDVNISIKTDYDLVVVYFDSNKSNAKSSDLSKLNNMVKLLKSNPSLKIEVNAYADARSSDEYNLILSGKRGDWVVDYCVKKGISKNRFIVNAYGETQLVDENNDALNRRAEIRIY; encoded by the coding sequence ATGAATAGCCTTAAGTTGTTGACATTGCTAATTGGTTTGTATGCTGCTCAGTTATTTGGACAGACATATGAGGTTGTTAGTGTTGAAATAGTTTGTACTCCAAAAAAGATTGAACAATTCAACACAAAAGCAGCTGAGTTTTCTCCGTTTGTCCATGATAACATAATCTATTTCACTTCAGGTAGAGAATATGATATGTTCAATTTTGGAGAAAACAACTGGAACAGAGGAGGTTATTTGAATATGTTTAAAGCTGAAATGAAAGGAGATGTTGACGAGAATGTCAAGTTTAAAAGTTCTACTATCATTTCTAATAAGTTGATGACTAATAATCATACTGGTCCTTTATGCATGAGCGTAACCGGAGACACCATGTTCTTTACTCAAGTAAAACCGGTTGAAAACACTAAAAAGAATAAGAAAAAATATAAACCCCAATTATACATGAGCGTAAAAGTTGATGATAATTGGCAGGATCCGGTCGCACTTCCTTTTAATGATGCTGCTTATTCATTCGGACATCCTGCATTTGACTCTTATAAAGGTAGGTTGTACTTTGCTTCTGATATTCAAGGAACAAAAGGAGGTAAGGATATCTTTTATGCTGATTTAAAAAATGGTAGTTGGGTAACACCACAAGCGCTTGAAAGTGTAAATACTACTTCTAATGAACTTTATCCTTATGTAGTGGATGGATGTATTTTCTTTTCATCTGATCGAGCAAATGGGCAAGGAGAATTAGATATTTACTGGCAAGACATCAAAAATGCAGGTGAAGTAGAAATTCTTAATGGAATTAACAGTCCGGAAGATGATTTTGGAATCTTTGTATTTCCTGGAATGAATAAAGGATTTTACTCCAACAACTCTTCTGGTAATGATGATATCCACTTTTTTAACATGGATAAGCAAACTACTGTTAGAAATGTATTGGCAGGTAATTTTACTTACAGAAACATTGAAGGAACTGTATCCGGCTTAAATGTTATGATCATTGGGGAAGATGATGAGATTATTTTAGAAACAACCACTGATAGTAAAGGTGACTTTATTTTCAACAACATTGATTATGACGGAGATTACAGAATAGAAACCAGATCTGAAGAGGAGTTGTATCTGACTTTTTATGACGAAAATGGTAATCCGGTTACAAAACTAGTTTCTGATGAAAATGGATCCTTCACATATAAAAAGCTAGGGTATGATAAAGGAGGTACACTGGCCTTAATTCCTGAAGACATGATTGACGTTGAATTGAACAAAGGACATCTTACAGGACAGTTTATTTATGAAAAAATCCCAGGTGATTACCCTGATAAGTTAAGAGTTCTTTTGGTAGATGAAGATGGTAATATGAAGTTTGAAACTTTTACTGATAAAAACGGAAACTTTGACTTCAGAAATCTGGATATGGAAGAAAATTACATTTTAACCGTTCCAGAAAATGATGACGATCTAGTTTTATTGATTTTTGATAAAAAAGGAAATGTTGTAGCGCAATTAAAAAGTGACCCTAAAGGTGATTTTACTTACAGGAAATTAAGTCCATCTTATTCAAATTCACTTAAAGTATTACAAGAAGATGAGGATGTTTTTGAATTGGAAACCAAAACTATATCAGGTTATTTTGAATATAAAAATATTCAGGGGAATTTCGAAGGTGGTTTAACAGTTCAAGCTTATACCGAAAATGGAATTTTAATTGAAGAAACCAAAACAGATGCACAAGGAAAATTCAGATTTAGAAGCCTTCCATTAGAAGATAACTTGCTATTCAAAATCAATGAAGACGATCCAAATTTAGAATTAGATGATTTTACACTTTATATTTTTGATAGAGATGGTAAGAAAATCGCTCAGTTAAGAAGAGGACAGAATGACTTCTTTATCTACAAGCCGCTAGGTTTCGAGTCTGCAAACAACTTAAATCAAATTGAAGAAGATTCTATTGATGTCAATATTTCAATCAAAACAGATTATGACTTAGTTGTGGTTTATTTTGATTCAAATAAAAGTAACGCCAAGTCTTCAGATTTGTCAAAATTGAACAATATGGTGAAGCTTTTAAAAAGTAATCCATCTTTAAAAATTGAAGTAAACGCTTACGCAGATGCCAGAAGTTCAGATGAATACAATCTAATCTTATCAGGAAAAAGAGGTGATTGGGTAGTGGACTATTGTGTTAAAAAAGGGATTTCAAAAAACAGGTTCATTGTCAATGCCTACGGGGAGACTCAATTAGTTGATGAAAATAATGATGCCTTGAATCGTAGAGCTGAAATACGCATTTATTAA
- a CDS encoding type IX secretion system membrane protein PorP/SprF: MRKIVLFMMLLCAFQSFGQQDALYSQYMFNPFAINPAYAGTRNSYSMVLLHRSQWVGMPGAPSTQSFAMHAPVTKYGLVWGVNFAHDQIGPSNNIIAAGTAGYQVKFKHSKLNFALRAGFYNSVLNRNLLNFKEDNDQLDVGGKVSAMVPSFDFGVYYYKKKFFVGGAINHLTKHQFNFDGYADSVTTNFTLRRHFILNAGYVWEWKKNFILKPTILFKSVIGAPVNLDVNISALIYKRIWLGISARNTSSIVFMTDINITDFMRVGYAFDLNYSKIGAYTKGSHEIFLGFDFNLKDKQTISPRYL; this comes from the coding sequence ATGAGAAAAATAGTACTATTCATGATGCTTTTGTGTGCTTTCCAATCCTTTGGTCAGCAAGATGCATTGTATAGTCAATACATGTTTAATCCATTTGCCATAAATCCAGCTTATGCAGGTACCAGAAATTCTTACAGTATGGTATTATTGCATAGAAGTCAATGGGTAGGAATGCCGGGAGCTCCAAGCACTCAATCTTTTGCAATGCATGCACCTGTTACTAAGTATGGACTGGTATGGGGAGTTAATTTTGCCCATGATCAAATAGGACCATCAAATAACATTATAGCGGCAGGAACAGCAGGTTATCAAGTGAAATTCAAGCACAGTAAACTAAATTTCGCTTTACGAGCAGGTTTTTACAATTCTGTATTGAATAGAAATCTTTTGAATTTCAAAGAAGATAATGATCAATTAGATGTTGGAGGAAAGGTGAGTGCAATGGTTCCTAGTTTTGATTTTGGTGTATATTATTACAAAAAGAAATTCTTTGTAGGGGGCGCGATCAATCATTTGACAAAACATCAATTTAATTTTGATGGCTATGCAGACTCTGTAACAACCAATTTTACACTTAGAAGACATTTTATTTTAAATGCAGGTTATGTTTGGGAATGGAAAAAGAACTTCATTTTAAAACCAACCATATTGTTTAAATCTGTTATAGGCGCTCCTGTTAATTTAGATGTAAACATCTCTGCATTAATTTATAAACGAATTTGGTTAGGTATATCGGCTAGAAATACCAGCAGCATTGTCTTTATGACAGATATCAATATCACAGATTTTATGAGAGTTGGATATGCATTTGATTTGAATTACAGTAAAATTGGAGCATATACAAAAGGATCACATGAAATCTTTTTAGGATTTGATTTTAATTTAAAGGATAAACAAACTATTTCACCTCGTTATCTGTAA